In bacterium, a single window of DNA contains:
- a CDS encoding Ppx/GppA phosphatase family protein, producing the protein MMRDSTPLAAIDVGTNSVHMVIARPVDGGTPEVLAREKVSVRLGQGATDMKHLHRDAIERAVAALTEFRHIADAYGAEVVAVATSAVREAENRTDFQRRVRDETGVAVEVISGVEEARLIHLGALSAVPAAGRPHLVLDIGGGSTELIVSTGTEPHLVRSVKLGHIRLTDRFFPGGIIRAGAVEECRRHIRSFVAPEARRARAVGFELAIGCSGTIAALASMAASDRGKRRTRRVANTSIDRKELDRTVAEVLARPHPDDRRDLTGLERARRDVIVGGAVLLSQLFEDLGIESLVISSGALREGVLLDRFSRREETPADGLHHLGDLRRSSILALARSYHEDLIHAEHATELALQLFDETQHVHGLGESDSEVLEAAGLLHNIGRFVASSAHHRHSYYLIRNSERLSGFTAGELELIALVARYHRKSAPRKRHSSFRALSRSDRLKVRLLAGMLRVGIALDRTYRRAVECVHARFTGEALTIDVEAADGMDVEIEVFSARARASLLADALGRPVEFRMREPCGAPGGRAGARQRHPSARVAGGMG; encoded by the coding sequence ATGATGCGGGACTCGACGCCTCTGGCGGCCATCGACGTGGGGACCAACTCCGTGCATATGGTGATTGCCCGGCCGGTGGATGGCGGGACTCCGGAGGTTCTGGCCCGGGAGAAGGTCTCGGTGCGTCTCGGGCAGGGCGCCACCGACATGAAGCACTTGCACCGTGACGCGATCGAGCGGGCGGTGGCGGCCCTCACCGAGTTCCGGCACATCGCCGACGCTTACGGCGCCGAGGTGGTGGCAGTGGCCACCAGCGCCGTCCGGGAGGCCGAGAACCGGACCGACTTCCAACGACGGGTACGGGACGAGACCGGGGTGGCCGTCGAGGTGATCTCGGGGGTGGAGGAGGCGCGCCTCATCCATCTCGGGGCGCTGAGCGCGGTGCCGGCGGCCGGACGGCCCCACCTGGTCCTCGACATCGGCGGGGGATCGACCGAGCTGATCGTTTCCACCGGTACCGAGCCCCACCTGGTCCGTAGCGTCAAGCTGGGGCACATCCGGCTCACCGACCGGTTCTTCCCGGGCGGGATCATTCGCGCCGGGGCGGTGGAGGAGTGTCGCCGGCACATCCGGTCCTTCGTGGCGCCCGAGGCACGCCGGGCCAGGGCTGTCGGCTTCGAGCTTGCCATCGGATGCTCGGGGACAATCGCCGCACTGGCGTCCATGGCCGCATCGGACCGCGGCAAGCGGCGGACCCGCAGGGTTGCCAACACGTCGATCGACCGCAAGGAACTCGACAGGACCGTGGCGGAGGTCCTGGCCCGTCCCCATCCGGACGACCGCAGGGACCTCACCGGTCTGGAACGCGCCCGCCGGGATGTGATCGTGGGAGGGGCCGTCCTCCTGAGCCAACTGTTCGAGGACCTGGGAATCGAGTCTCTCGTGATCTCGTCGGGCGCCCTCCGCGAGGGGGTCCTCCTCGACAGGTTCAGCCGGCGGGAGGAGACACCCGCAGATGGGCTCCACCACCTCGGGGACCTGCGCAGGAGCAGCATCCTGGCCCTGGCCCGGAGTTACCACGAGGACCTCATCCATGCCGAGCACGCCACGGAACTGGCCCTGCAGCTATTCGATGAGACCCAGCACGTTCACGGTCTGGGCGAGAGCGACAGCGAGGTGCTGGAGGCGGCCGGTTTGCTCCACAACATCGGGCGTTTCGTCGCCAGTTCGGCCCATCACCGCCACTCCTACTATCTGATCCGCAACAGCGAGCGCCTGTCCGGATTCACGGCAGGCGAGCTCGAGCTGATCGCCCTGGTAGCCCGCTATCACCGCAAGAGCGCTCCCCGCAAGAGGCACTCGAGCTTCCGCGCCTTGAGCCGGTCCGACCGGCTCAAGGTCCGGCTGCTGGCCGGGATGCTGCGGGTGGGGATCGCGCTGGACCGCACCTACAGGCGGGCGGTGGAGTGCGTCCATGCCCGGTTCACCGGCGAAGCCCTTACCATCGATGTCGAGGCGGCGGACGGCATGGATGTCGAGATCGAGGTGTTCAGCGCCCGGGCCCGTGCCAGCCTGCTGGCCGATGCTCTGGGCCGGCCGGTGGAGTTCAGGATGCGGGAGCCATGCGGAGCCCCGGGCGGCAGGGCGGGGGCCAGGCAACGCCATCCGTCGGCGCGCGTCGCCGGAGGAATGGGCTAG
- the moaA gene encoding GTP 3',8-cyclase MoaA has product MTPVVVDTRRRPVRDLRLSVTDRCNFRCRYCMPAEIFNREYVFLKRDLLLSFEEIVTLARAFERLGVEKIRLTGGEPLLRRGIERLIAMLTGATGCEVTLTTNGSLLARKAEALVSAGLARVTVSLDSVDEATFMAMNDVGFPVAAVLDGIEAASAAGLPVKVNAVVKRGVNDGGVVDMARHFRGTGYILRFIEYMDVGVTNGWRMDDVVPAAELIRAIDAAFPIEPVAPNYRGEVARRWRYVDGAGEIGFIASVTQPFCATCTRARISAEGMLYTCLFAVKGTDFRRVLRSGADEEEIVRTIHRIWEARDDRYSEIRSEATVDLPKIEMSYIGG; this is encoded by the coding sequence ATGACTCCAGTGGTGGTCGACACCAGACGGCGCCCCGTTCGTGATCTGCGGCTCTCGGTGACCGACAGGTGCAATTTCCGGTGCCGCTATTGCATGCCGGCCGAGATCTTCAACCGCGAATACGTGTTCCTGAAGCGAGACCTGCTGCTCAGCTTCGAGGAGATAGTCACCCTGGCCCGCGCCTTTGAGCGGCTGGGGGTGGAGAAGATACGGCTCACCGGCGGCGAGCCCCTCCTGCGCAGGGGCATCGAGCGGCTGATTGCCATGCTCACCGGCGCCACCGGATGCGAGGTGACCCTCACTACCAACGGCTCGCTGCTGGCCCGCAAGGCCGAGGCGCTGGTATCGGCCGGGTTGGCTCGGGTCACGGTCTCGCTCGACTCGGTCGACGAGGCCACCTTCATGGCGATGAACGACGTGGGCTTCCCGGTGGCGGCCGTACTGGACGGGATCGAGGCGGCATCGGCCGCGGGCCTGCCGGTCAAGGTGAATGCGGTGGTGAAGCGGGGAGTGAACGATGGAGGCGTGGTGGACATGGCCCGCCATTTCCGGGGCACCGGCTACATCCTCCGCTTCATCGAGTACATGGACGTGGGCGTAACCAACGGCTGGAGGATGGACGACGTGGTGCCGGCCGCCGAGCTGATCCGCGCCATAGACGCCGCGTTCCCGATCGAGCCGGTGGCTCCCAACTACCGGGGTGAGGTGGCCAGGCGCTGGCGGTATGTAGACGGCGCCGGCGAGATCGGCTTCATCGCCTCGGTCACCCAGCCCTTCTGTGCAACGTGCACCAGGGCCCGGATCTCGGCAGAGGGAATGCTCTACACGTGCCTGTTCGCCGTCAAGGGCACCGACTTCCGCCGGGTCCTGCGATCCGGCGCGGATGAGGAGGAGATAGTCCGCACCATCCACCGGATCTGGGAGGCCCGGGACGATCGCTACTCGGAGATCCGCTCCGAAGCCACCGTGGACCTACCAAAGATAGAAATGAGCTACATAGGCGGCTAG
- a CDS encoding DMT family transporter, translating into MAYRAAMVAAFATILIWSFSYPVARVGLRHFDPLHLSGLRLVAAALALSVIALPRRVGLPERRDRLRVVTAGLIGMTFYLAILYTGLQVVEAASAAILIALTPILVAVLSGPMIGERVTVWGWLGLLLASAGAALVILGQAGGLHLGISSLLLLVAALAHALYNVLAKSLVARYSPLQVASWSMWVGAVTSLPLLLSAPGQVAGAPWDALFSFIFLGVCGSALGFVLWARAMVGAPAAVVSSALYATPPLSAFIGWLLLDERPTIWVVIGGMVVLGAVTLVIRRGVVPTSEGS; encoded by the coding sequence ATGGCTTACCGGGCTGCCATGGTGGCTGCATTCGCCACCATCCTGATCTGGTCGTTCTCGTACCCGGTCGCCAGGGTGGGTCTACGCCACTTCGACCCGCTCCATCTTTCGGGGCTCCGCTTGGTGGCCGCCGCCTTGGCCCTGTCGGTCATCGCCCTGCCCCGCCGGGTCGGCCTTCCCGAGCGACGGGACCGGCTGCGGGTCGTCACCGCCGGGTTGATCGGCATGACCTTCTATCTGGCCATCCTCTACACCGGCCTCCAGGTTGTGGAGGCGGCCTCCGCCGCCATCCTGATCGCCCTGACCCCGATATTAGTAGCGGTGCTGTCGGGCCCGATGATCGGGGAACGCGTGACCGTTTGGGGATGGTTGGGCCTCCTGCTGGCTTCGGCGGGGGCGGCGCTGGTGATCCTCGGTCAGGCCGGCGGGCTTCACCTCGGCATCTCCAGCCTCCTGCTGCTGGTCGCCGCCCTCGCCCACGCGCTGTACAACGTTCTCGCCAAATCCCTGGTCGCCCGGTACAGCCCGCTCCAGGTGGCCTCCTGGTCGATGTGGGTAGGCGCCGTCACCTCGCTCCCGCTGCTGCTCAGCGCTCCGGGCCAGGTTGCCGGCGCCCCATGGGATGCGTTGTTCTCCTTCATCTTCCTGGGGGTGTGCGGCTCCGCGCTGGGCTTCGTCCTGTGGGCGCGGGCGATGGTGGGCGCTCCCGCCGCCGTCGTGTCGTCGGCCCTTTACGCCACGCCGCCCCTCTCCGCGTTCATCGGCTGGCTCTTGCTGGACGAGCGACCCACCATCTGGGTCGTGATCGGCGGGATGGTCGTCCTGGGCGCTGTGACGTTGGTGATCCGGCGCGGCGTGGTGCCGACCTCAGAGGGGTCGTGA
- a CDS encoding aminotransferase class V-fold PLP-dependent enzyme translates to MSFWRLDPDVIHLNHGSFGATPAPALAEQQRLRDAMESNPTRWFLADYQPALDEARSKVAEFVGADPAGLAFVNNATEGVNSVLRSLEADLKPGDEIVVTDHEYNACRNAALVTAARTGSRVVPAAIPFPLGSAREVTDSILAMVTERTRLLMVDAVTSPTALVFPLEEIVAALEPDVQVLVDAAHAPGMIDFDVSALGASYVTGNCHKWMCAPKGSAILYVREDLRDRIYPAVISHGYNGGWPAEGGHLHTQFDWTGTDDPTAWLATPVALEAMAELHPDGWEGVRSANRDLCLTARDMLADLLGIEPPAPDGMIGAIASLPLPRTLPQGGTIFNPLMMTLRDRWDIEVMVMSWPDPSASLLRVSTQQYNSIEDLERLVEAVAAELKAR, encoded by the coding sequence ATGAGTTTCTGGCGTCTGGATCCCGATGTGATCCACCTCAATCACGGGTCCTTCGGGGCCACCCCCGCGCCGGCCCTGGCGGAGCAACAGCGCCTCCGGGACGCCATGGAGTCCAATCCCACCAGGTGGTTCCTGGCGGATTACCAGCCTGCTCTGGACGAAGCCCGATCGAAGGTGGCCGAGTTCGTCGGAGCGGATCCGGCCGGGCTGGCGTTCGTCAACAACGCGACCGAAGGAGTGAACTCGGTGCTCCGGTCGCTCGAGGCCGACCTGAAGCCCGGCGACGAGATCGTGGTGACCGACCACGAGTACAACGCCTGCCGTAACGCAGCGCTGGTGACGGCGGCCCGCACCGGGTCCCGGGTAGTCCCCGCCGCCATCCCCTTCCCGCTCGGTTCAGCCCGGGAGGTGACCGACAGCATCCTCGCGATGGTCACCGAACGGACCCGCCTGCTGATGGTCGACGCGGTGACCTCTCCCACCGCCCTGGTGTTCCCGCTGGAGGAGATAGTGGCGGCGCTCGAACCGGACGTCCAGGTATTGGTGGATGCGGCGCACGCGCCCGGCATGATCGACTTCGACGTGTCCGCGCTGGGCGCCTCCTACGTCACCGGCAACTGCCACAAGTGGATGTGCGCCCCCAAGGGCTCCGCCATTCTGTACGTGCGGGAGGACCTCCGGGACCGCATCTATCCGGCGGTGATCAGCCACGGTTACAACGGGGGCTGGCCCGCGGAGGGCGGGCATCTCCACACCCAGTTCGACTGGACCGGCACCGACGATCCGACCGCCTGGCTGGCCACACCGGTGGCGCTGGAGGCGATGGCCGAGCTCCATCCGGACGGTTGGGAGGGAGTGAGGAGCGCCAACCGGGACCTTTGCCTGACGGCGCGGGACATGCTGGCCGACCTGCTGGGCATCGAGCCGCCCGCCCCCGACGGAATGATCGGAGCGATCGCTTCTTTACCGCTTCCTCGCACCCTGCCGCAGGGCGGAACCATCTTCAACCCCCTGATGATGACCCTACGAGATCGCTGGGACATCGAGGTGATGGTGATGAGCTGGCCCGATCCGTCCGCCAGCCTGCTGCGCGTCTCCACCCAGCAGTACAACTCGATCGAGGATCTCGAGCGGCTGGTCGAGGCGGTGGCCGCCGAACTGAAGGCTCGTTGA
- the sthA gene encoding Si-specific NAD(P)(+) transhydrogenase: MPGYDYDLVIIGSGPAGQRTAIQASKLGKRTVILEKEPRIGGINIYAGTVSKTMRDAVLYLTGYRERNIYGQSYAVKQNITMNDLMVRTRYVIQQQSDILQSQLGRNRVETIIGEGSFVDRHTLKVRSEEDRTERTITADKVVIAVGSYSTEPPVVYADGRLVFVSDHMLSLPKLPRTLTIVGAGAIGLEYTSTFAALGTRVTLVDRNHRLLTFADEELADTLAYHMRQTGVTLRLTEVVFDIDYMRDEVGDRVRVQLESGKQIISDAVMYCVGRTGCTASLNLDAIGLEADARGRLSVDENYQTSVEGVYAVGGVIGFPDLVSTSRMQGRLAARHAFGIERSDFQDLLPYTIKTIPEVAMVGKTEDQLTDEGVPYEVGKARYQETESSLMRGDDVGFLKLLFHLKTRELLGVHIVGENAAELIHIGQAVIAYGGTIDYFVESVIGYPTLAEAYTTASLDGINRLGGY; the protein is encoded by the coding sequence ATGCCGGGCTATGACTACGACCTAGTGATCATCGGATCGGGGCCTGCCGGTCAGCGGACCGCCATCCAGGCCTCGAAGCTCGGGAAGCGCACCGTCATCCTCGAGAAGGAACCCCGTATCGGCGGCATCAACATCTACGCCGGCACGGTGAGCAAGACGATGCGGGATGCGGTCCTCTACCTCACGGGTTACCGGGAACGCAACATCTACGGCCAGTCCTACGCCGTGAAGCAGAACATCACGATGAACGACCTGATGGTGCGCACCCGCTACGTCATCCAGCAGCAATCGGACATCCTCCAGAGCCAGCTCGGGCGCAACCGGGTGGAGACGATCATCGGCGAGGGATCCTTCGTCGACCGCCACACCCTCAAGGTGAGGTCCGAGGAGGACCGGACCGAACGCACCATCACCGCCGACAAGGTCGTGATCGCGGTAGGTTCCTACTCCACCGAGCCACCGGTCGTCTACGCAGATGGGCGGCTGGTCTTCGTGAGCGATCACATGCTCAGCCTGCCGAAGCTGCCTAGGACACTGACCATCGTCGGAGCGGGCGCCATCGGCCTGGAGTACACCAGCACGTTCGCCGCCCTGGGCACGCGGGTGACCCTCGTGGACCGGAACCATCGGCTGCTCACCTTCGCCGACGAGGAACTCGCCGACACGCTCGCCTACCACATGCGCCAGACCGGGGTGACCCTGCGCCTGACCGAGGTGGTGTTCGACATCGACTACATGAGGGACGAGGTGGGCGACCGGGTGCGGGTGCAGCTCGAGAGCGGCAAGCAGATCATCAGCGACGCCGTCATGTACTGCGTGGGACGGACAGGATGCACGGCGTCGCTCAACCTCGATGCGATCGGGCTGGAAGCGGACGCACGGGGCCGCCTCAGCGTCGATGAGAACTACCAGACCAGCGTCGAGGGCGTCTACGCCGTGGGTGGCGTGATCGGGTTCCCGGACCTGGTATCTACATCCCGGATGCAGGGCCGACTGGCGGCCCGCCATGCGTTCGGGATCGAGCGGAGCGACTTCCAGGACCTCCTCCCCTACACCATCAAGACGATCCCCGAGGTGGCCATGGTGGGCAAGACCGAGGACCAACTCACCGACGAAGGCGTCCCCTACGAGGTCGGCAAGGCCCGATACCAGGAGACGGAGAGCAGCCTGATGCGGGGTGACGATGTCGGCTTCCTCAAGCTGCTGTTCCATCTGAAGACCCGGGAACTGCTCGGGGTGCACATCGTGGGCGAGAACGCCGCCGAACTGATCCACATCGGCCAGGCGGTCATCGCCTATGGAGGAACCATCGATTACTTCGTGGAGTCGGTCATCGGTTATCCCACCCTTGCCGAGGCGTACACGACCGCCTCACTAGACGGGATCAACCGGCTCGGGGGCTACTAG
- a CDS encoding mycothione reductase: protein MRSFDLLVIGAGSGNSVIGPEHDDWEIAMVEHGPFGGTCLNVGCLPSKMYVYTAEVAELAAAGERLGVHTSFNGADWPAVRDRIFGRIDPIAEAGRDYREGLPNVTVYPVTGRFVAPKQLAVGDEVITADRVVLAAGARAVAPPVPGLEGVGYHTSDTIMRLERLPERLLVIGAGYIAAEMGGVMGALGSRVTFLLRGDRFLRREDEEISRRFTDSYTRRFDVRTHTRILGARREDDEVVLQVADRDGVATDLRGDELLVATGRKPNSDLVDAAAGGLAVADRGQVITDDHLRTNVDGVWALGDITNPIQLKHVANHEARVVRHNLVNPDSPIAVDHRYIPHAVFGQPQVAAVGLTERECRAQGLPYVSHVQPYSAAGYGWAMEDTESVAKVIAHRDSRRLLGAHIIGPQAPTLIQQLIQGMHFDLTVDQMARGQYYIHPTLPEVVEQALLEL from the coding sequence GTGCGCAGTTTCGACCTGCTGGTAATCGGCGCAGGCTCGGGCAATTCGGTGATCGGGCCCGAACACGACGACTGGGAGATCGCCATGGTGGAGCACGGCCCGTTCGGCGGGACCTGCCTGAACGTGGGCTGCCTCCCGTCCAAGATGTATGTCTACACGGCCGAGGTCGCCGAGTTGGCAGCCGCCGGCGAGCGCCTGGGCGTTCACACCAGCTTCAACGGCGCGGACTGGCCCGCCGTGAGGGATCGCATCTTCGGGCGGATCGACCCGATCGCCGAGGCCGGCCGTGACTACCGGGAGGGACTACCCAACGTCACCGTCTACCCGGTCACCGGACGCTTCGTGGCCCCCAAGCAGTTGGCGGTCGGGGACGAGGTGATCACGGCCGACCGGGTCGTGCTGGCGGCGGGCGCCCGGGCCGTAGCTCCGCCCGTACCCGGCCTGGAAGGCGTCGGCTACCACACCTCCGACACGATCATGCGCCTGGAGCGGCTGCCCGAGCGCCTGCTGGTGATCGGGGCCGGCTACATCGCCGCAGAGATGGGCGGTGTCATGGGCGCGCTGGGGTCGAGGGTGACGTTCCTGCTGAGGGGAGACAGGTTCCTGCGGCGGGAGGATGAGGAGATCAGCCGCCGCTTCACCGACTCCTACACGCGCCGTTTCGATGTGCGTACCCATACCCGGATTCTCGGAGCCCGCCGGGAAGATGACGAGGTGGTGTTGCAGGTAGCGGACCGGGATGGGGTCGCCACGGACCTGCGGGGTGACGAGCTCCTGGTCGCGACGGGGCGGAAGCCCAATTCGGACCTGGTGGACGCGGCCGCCGGTGGACTCGCCGTGGCAGATCGGGGCCAGGTGATCACGGACGATCACCTCCGGACCAACGTGGACGGTGTTTGGGCGCTGGGCGACATCACCAACCCCATCCAGCTCAAGCACGTCGCCAACCACGAAGCCCGGGTGGTGCGCCACAACCTGGTCAATCCGGACTCCCCGATCGCCGTGGATCACCGTTACATCCCCCATGCCGTGTTCGGCCAGCCCCAGGTCGCCGCAGTGGGATTGACCGAGCGCGAGTGCCGAGCACAGGGCCTCCCCTACGTGTCCCATGTCCAGCCCTACTCGGCCGCCGGATACGGATGGGCCATGGAGGACACCGAGAGCGTCGCCAAGGTCATCGCCCACCGCGACAGCCGCCGGCTGCTCGGGGCCCACATCATCGGCCCCCAGGCGCCCACCCTCATCCAGCAGCTGATCCAGGGGATGCACTTCGACCTGACCGTCGACCAGATGGCCCGTGGCCAGTACTACATCCATCCGACCCTCCCCGAGGTCGTGGAGCAGGCCCTCCTCGAGCTCTAG
- a CDS encoding PIG-L family deacetylase has product MPGLLAFHAHPDDEATSTGGVLARYAEAGEHVVVVTATDGAEGEVHNHDNPEEIRPRLAEVRAEEMADSASILGISEHHFLGYRDSGMMGSDCNEHPDCFWQADFFEATARLLRLVRRHRPEVMTIYDPFGGYGHPDHLQVHRIGMAAYFGAENVRWFPLQDGEELWTPAKLYISTWPRSRLRTMTQARYEAGLITEEEAKESEGWGTPDEDITTVVDVRPWVGKKLASLRAHRTQIPEDWFMLQVPDEEIPGVLGVETFQRVFSRVEAPFRETDLFEGLR; this is encoded by the coding sequence ATGCCCGGGCTGCTCGCCTTCCATGCCCATCCAGACGATGAGGCCACTTCGACGGGAGGCGTCCTGGCGCGGTATGCGGAGGCAGGCGAGCATGTCGTGGTGGTCACAGCCACCGACGGGGCCGAGGGCGAGGTCCACAACCACGACAACCCGGAAGAGATACGTCCCCGGCTGGCCGAGGTCCGGGCGGAGGAGATGGCGGACTCGGCTTCGATCCTCGGCATCTCGGAGCACCACTTCCTCGGCTACCGGGACTCGGGCATGATGGGATCCGATTGCAACGAGCACCCGGATTGTTTCTGGCAGGCGGACTTCTTCGAGGCGACCGCCCGCCTCCTGAGGCTCGTTCGCCGGCACCGGCCGGAGGTGATGACCATCTACGACCCGTTCGGCGGTTACGGGCATCCGGATCACCTCCAGGTCCACCGGATAGGGATGGCCGCCTACTTCGGGGCCGAGAACGTACGCTGGTTCCCGCTCCAGGACGGTGAGGAACTCTGGACTCCGGCCAAGCTCTACATCAGCACGTGGCCGCGCTCGCGGCTGCGGACGATGACCCAGGCACGGTACGAGGCTGGCCTGATCACCGAGGAGGAGGCCAAGGAGTCCGAGGGTTGGGGCACCCCTGACGAGGACATCACCACCGTGGTGGACGTCAGGCCCTGGGTCGGCAAGAAGCTCGCCTCCCTGCGCGCCCACCGCACCCAGATTCCCGAGGACTGGTTCATGCTCCAAGTTCCGGACGAGGAAATTCCCGGCGTGCTCGGCGTGGAGACCTTTCAACGGGTCTTCTCGAGGGTGGAAGCACCGTTCCGGGAGACAGACCTCTTCGAAGGTCTCCGCTAA
- a CDS encoding ABC transporter permease, translating into MNFLSALGDGLVIARRNLIKLKRVPDVLVFVLLSPIMFVLLFAYVFGSAIDIPGGSYREFLMGGIFGQTVVFGATFTGAGLAEDMQKGIIDRFRSLPMSRAAVVFGRTASDVVYNIITLTVMAITGLIVGWRIRGSLLDALAGFLLLLLFAYSVSWIMALLGLSVPSPEVLNNASFIVIFPMTFIANTFVPAESLPSVLRVFAEWNPISSLVQAVRELFGNIPPGAPEPASWPLQNPVIYTVFWACLIIAVFAPLAVRRYIRVAKKS; encoded by the coding sequence ATGAACTTCCTGTCAGCCCTCGGCGACGGCCTGGTCATCGCCCGCCGCAACCTCATCAAGCTCAAGCGGGTGCCGGACGTGCTGGTGTTCGTGCTGCTCTCCCCGATCATGTTCGTCCTGCTTTTCGCCTACGTGTTCGGAAGCGCCATCGACATCCCGGGAGGGTCCTACCGGGAGTTCCTCATGGGTGGGATCTTCGGCCAGACCGTGGTGTTCGGCGCGACGTTCACCGGCGCGGGTCTCGCCGAGGACATGCAGAAGGGCATCATCGACCGGTTCCGTTCGCTGCCCATGTCGAGGGCGGCGGTGGTTTTCGGACGGACCGCCAGCGATGTGGTCTACAACATCATCACGCTGACCGTGATGGCCATTACCGGACTCATCGTGGGATGGCGCATCAGGGGGAGCCTGCTCGACGCTCTGGCCGGCTTCCTGCTGCTCCTCCTGTTCGCCTACTCCGTCTCCTGGATAATGGCCCTGCTCGGCCTGTCGGTACCCAGCCCGGAGGTGCTCAACAACGCCTCCTTCATCGTCATCTTCCCGATGACGTTCATCGCCAACACGTTCGTGCCGGCCGAGAGCCTCCCGAGCGTGCTGAGGGTGTTCGCCGAGTGGAACCCGATCTCGTCCCTGGTCCAAGCGGTCAGAGAGCTGTTCGGGAACATCCCGCCGGGAGCCCCCGAACCGGCGTCCTGGCCCCTGCAGAACCCGGTTATCTACACCGTGTTCTGGGCCTGCCTGATCATCGCCGTCTTCGCCCCCCTGGCAGTACGCCGCTACATCCGGGTGGCCAAGAAGAGCTGA